Genomic DNA from Salvia miltiorrhiza cultivar Shanhuang (shh) chromosome 1, IMPLAD_Smil_shh, whole genome shotgun sequence:
tatatatatatacatatatgtgatCTGTCAATTTGGTTTTGGTACAAATGGAGAAGGAAGCATGGTTTGCAGGCACATGGCTTTTGTATATTGGGGTGGCAGTCGTGGCAAATCAACTTTTGATcgttgagtaaataaatatttaaagaatattATTGCAGGACCcataatcaattaaattatgGAGTAGTAATAGTTTATGTATGATGCACGAATGAGAAAGGTAGCCATGgttgttgattttgttttaTTGTGTACCAAGCGAAATCATTCATTGGTTTTGTTTCTTATATTGTGGGTCAAGGAAATGGTACTTTTAACCTACTGCAAGAATATTTTACTACTAtattattacaaaaaataattgcAATTTTGTTAAATGTTTTTAAACATCCAATAATTTTTAGGTGTCTACGGCTCTCATAGTAGGttcttcctccgtcccacgattGTTGTCCCACTTACCATTTTGAATTGTTCCATTATTATTGTCTCATTTCCATACAAGACAATAATTAATTCTTTAAAAGTTGTGGATCGTTTCACTTTTAACCATTTTACACttactccttaattctcgtgcttaAAAGTTATGGGATAACAATAACACAAATACTtctgtgcaaccggttgcaccgtaCAATTGGTTtccagaatgacactacttcattcgggaaatgacacttgaacatttccgaataacactacttcaacatacaaatgacacttgaagatcttcaaatatcatttgtatgttgaagtagtgtcattcagaaaccggttgcacgggagagtgcctcCAACAATAATGAGACAGAGAGTGTAATATATAAGAGGATACAGTTATGATAAACTTAATTTTTCGTAAAAATTATGGATCTCTTAAactaaatctataaaattattatacttaACCAATTGAATAAATGTGTCCTTATGGGATCCGAACTTAGTACCACGTATTTATTAGAGTTTCGATTTAATATAATTCCATAGGTTTAATACAGCGACTTTATAGGTTAAGTGCAAAAGATTTATCATGAGATTtatttattctaactctataaGATATTTATAAAAACTAGATTATCATTTTATATTAGTGGCATATACAATACGTCAATATGTGTCATATAATGTAGGGAATATACACTGGCTAGCCTCATAGGTACGCCTTTGAGACAATACGaattaagtttttaaaaaaaaatcgaaccgatcGGCGAATTGTATCAATATCTTCCTAAAAATATGATCAATTGAAATGATAGgtacaatttaatttttcaacatTTAAAAATTTAGGCCATTGGTTAGGTTTTGGTTTCTATGTATACAAAATTGACATTTAACCGACTGTAAATAcacaattaaattttaaatggaTATCTACGATCGGTTAATTACTAATttttcatacataaaacataaaaactAATCAATACCCTCAATTTTTTAGTCTGAAAGTATTTTTTTGGCGTATGAAAGCGCAATTAGCAATCATAGATGAAATTAGAATGTCAATATGAACGAAACGACATAATTTTGTGTaagatgaaaatataaattaataaatatattatccagCTAAATTCATGTATCCGTCTTAACGGTAAATTGTGTTGTTCGTCCATGTAGGCCGTCGCGTTTCATCTTTGGTTGCCATGCTAATTATTCTTTCATaggctgaaaatcatttttttaactTAACTTTACACATTTTCAATCTAttgattctttttttctttttgataaattaaacaATTTGTTGAACTTGAATTACACGTAAATGATTTCTCGGACTTAAATTGTATTAGAGCCCATTAAGAGTGCTAAAAAGCCCAAATTTAATTCTGCCTAACGACAAGTCGTTATTATCACATGCTTTCCACGTGGCCCCGTTACCACAAGAAGAACTAAGAGGCTGAAATGAAGAAGACAATCAATCGGCTCAGCTGCTGAAACgagcttagagagagagagagagaggtccggCTGAAATGGCCGGGAAAATGGTgattatatttgattttgataGAACGCTGATCGAAGACGACAGCGACAGATGGGTCTATACCAAGATGGGTCTCACCCAATTGTTCCGCGACCTGCGCCCCACATTACCTTGGAACTCTCTCATGGTCTCTATAttaatatacatacatatattccTATGTAATGTCTGCGTATCTTTTAgttttccttcttcttcaaagctggatatgattttatttatttctttttgtcCGATCACTTGCTTTTACTTCAATTTAATGTTTTGATATGGCTATATAATTCCATTATTTCAAGCTTTAAATGGATAATTAGGTCAAAAATCACCTCAATAAATTCACTCTAATTCTGCTATGAATTTTTTAGCCTGTTGTTAGTTgttgatttcgtgattttcgTATTGTATGTTGTGATTAGTCAACTGTTTTATATAGGATAGGCTATTGGAGGAGCTGCACATTAGAGGAAAATCGGTAGATGATATTGCTGATTGTTTGAGAGGGATGCCGTTGCATCCTAGGGTTGTTTCAGTGATTAAGTTAGCTCATGCTCTCGGGTACTTGCTTGCCATCTTCATGTCGTTCTTTAGTTTTTGTCGCTCGAGTTTTGTGTGAATGTGCATGTTTGTGGTGGTTTCAGATGTGACTTGAAGGTGGCAAGCGACTCAAATCAGTTTTACATCAAAACTATTTTGGAACATTATGATATATACAGCTGTTTCTCGGAGATCATCACGAACCCTGCTGTTGTAGACAAAGGAAGGCTGAGGATCTTTCCTTACCACGGTTCAGCTGCGCCACATGGCTGCGATCTCTGCCCATCCAACTTATGCAAGGTACGTTAGTTACACGTTTAAATGTCTGCATATGTGTTGGTGCCTTGGCCTTGTATCTTGCTCAACTATTAATTGTTGCCTCGTTTGAGATCATAAACAAGTTGAATGTCGTTATCAGATTTAGATGTTTTATTTTGTTCAAAGATGATCTGGTTTGTATTGTTTTAGTGCGAATTTAAATGCATTCTACATACAAATAGTTCTTCATCCCATCATCCATAAGGTGATTTGATCATGAATATGTTGAAAAGAGAGTCATAGCTTTACTTGCATTTGGGGACTAATTGCTTTACACAGCCTCCATCtagatttgaaaatttatatatttctgcAATTGCAACATTGATAATGAACTTATCAATTTTTTGTTGCACTTTGCATAAGGCTTCATAATTAACAGAGCTGTTATTGAAATGCTGCATTGAATTTGCAAATTCGATCAGAAGTCGTGATTTAAAATGCAATTGATGCCCCTTTTTTGAACTGAAATTATTAATTCCAAATTCTACCTTAAAACTCTATATAATCCCTTTAGCATGTCTACCTCATCCAACAGAGTGTATTATTGAGTTTGAAGAAGAGGTTAGTCAGGTTGTAAGTTAAAATGCAACTAACTACATTTCTTCTTCAAACCGGACATATTACTTTCAAATCCAACCTTGACGCTATAGCTGTGGAGGGTATTAATACAATGGCCAAAACTTTTGTGCACCCGGATTTACGGTGCATCCACAAAAATCCAATTAGGGATCATCAATCTCCAATTAGGATTTAATTATAATGGATGCACTGTGCATCCTGATGAACTGAGAGTGTGTCTCTAAAACAATTTGAAGAAAAGGTAGTCAAGACTGAAGCAAAATTGTTTGGCTTCTGAATGCAATGACAACAAACTTAAGGGATTACAAATCAATGTATATTAGTAGCTAACATAGTCGAAACTGCCCTTTTATGTTGTGGTTTATTAGTCTCCAGATATGATGGACATTCTGTGGAGTTCCCtagaaaatttattttgatttgggCTCAAAGCATTGTGAGGATTAGTAATGTTCGAGCTGTATATTTTGGCTCCATAATGCTTAGTAGCAGTTGATTTTATTCGTAAAGGAGATAGATGGTTGGCTTGTTTGACAGGTTTTGGCCATTTAAAATCTTGTTGATAAGTCATAAGACAGCAATTGTTCTCTGTGCTCTACTGTAGGGTCGTGTAATCGAGCAGACCCAGGTTTCTTTATCTGAAAGTGAAAGCAGAAGATTAATATACATTGGTGATGGGATGAATGACTTCTGTCCGACTCTGAAACTTGCTGCCGAAGACTTTGTTTTGCCAAGAAAGGACTTCCCTTTATTGAGCCGCATTTTGAAAAACACTCATCTTGTCAAAGCAAAGGTTTGTGAATGGAACGACAGCGAAGATCTGGCTAGGATCCTCGGAAACCTTATCGAGTGCATGTCCAATGAAGACAAGATAAGTTCTTCAACCACTCAACTCTAGTAATTTCTGTATGCATTCAAACTGTCAGCCATCAATGCATCATTCTATCTTACTCTTGAGCTAGCCAATTATGCCTTGAAATTAGCAGATATTTTTCTCGAGCATTTCATGAGACTAGTAGCTTTCATTCTTGTACTTTGTATACTGCATTGGACTGGACACACTGAAATTTAGTTTCTGAAATTGTAAATAAAACCAAAGATCCCCTTAAACCTTCTTTAACTTTTCGACATTAGTTTCATTTATCATTTCTTTGCAGCATAACTCTTCGACTATGTGTATGTGCATATGTTATGTTTTTTTGTCCACACCGAGTCGCTGACTATCTCTTGTTCATGATTTTATGTGGTTGTGTATGTGTTCATAGTTCTCAcgtaaaaatatcattttcaccTTATcctaaatctatataatatacatgtgtatatatattttgaaatattcCTCAGGGGACAAAActtgaaaaagaagaaaaaggaacTGATACACTTCTTTTTTTTGCTCTAAAGTTCGCATCTCTGGGCAAGCAAAGGGTTAATTATATTCATATTCTTGATCTTGACgatggattttttatttttattttttaattttcttatatatagtGTTTTTTGTATGCTTTTACAGCCATTAAGGCTTCATCGACACGCTCAATTTCTACCTCAGTAGAAACGATAATCCATGTAATTGCTTCGAAAAAATGCAGCAAACACATTGAAGATATGCAGAGAACAATGCAAATATCTACAAGAAGCACAATGAAATGAATAGGGATATTGTCAAACTACTTGAGAGAACCTATGACATGTGCCATGT
This window encodes:
- the LOC130986257 gene encoding thiamine phosphate phosphatase-like protein isoform X1; its protein translation is MAGKMVIIFDFDRTLIEDDSDRWVYTKMGLTQLFRDLRPTLPWNSLMDRLLEELHIRGKSVDDIADCLRGMPLHPRVVSVIKLAHALGCDLKVASDSNQFYIKTILEHYDIYSCFSEIITNPAVVDKGRLRIFPYHGSAAPHGCDLCPSNLCKGRVIEQTQVSLSESESRRLIYIGDGMNDFCPTLKLAAEDFVLPRKDFPLLSRILKNTHLVKAKVCEWNDSEDLARILGNLIECMSNEDKISSSTTQL
- the LOC130986257 gene encoding thiamine phosphate phosphatase-like protein isoform X2, with translation MGLYQDGSHPIVPRPAPHITLELSHGLYINIHTYIPMLLEELHIRGKSVDDIADCLRGMPLHPRVVSVIKLAHALGCDLKVASDSNQFYIKTILEHYDIYSCFSEIITNPAVVDKGRLRIFPYHGSAAPHGCDLCPSNLCKGRVIEQTQVSLSESESRRLIYIGDGMNDFCPTLKLAAEDFVLPRKDFPLLSRILKNTHLVKAKVCEWNDSEDLARILGNLIECMSNEDKISSSTTQL